A window of bacterium genomic DNA:
TCACCGTCGACTCCATACTGACCGGCCGCTGGGACGCCCTGTTCGACACCCTGCACCACCTGGCGTTCCCCGCCCTGGTGCTGGGTCTGGTGATCGGCTTCTACTTCGCCCGGGTGGTCCGTTCGGAGATGGTCGACGCCTTGGAGTCGGACTACGTCCGCACCGCTCGCGGCAAGGGCCTGCGCCGCCGCCTGGTCCTCTATCGCCATGCTTTTCGCAACGCCGTCATCCCGGTGATCACCCTGTCGGGGCTTGCCTTCGGTTCGCTGCTCACCGGGATCATCGTGGTGGAACGCGTGGTGGGCTGGCCCGGACTCGGCTCGTACGCCTTCACGGCGGCCACGCGCCTGGACCTCAACGCCCTCTCCGGCGTGGTGCTGGTGATCAGCCTGGCCTACGTACTGGCCAACCTGGCGGTCGACCTGCTGTACACGGTGGCCGACCCGCGGGTACGCGACGGGATGAGTTCGTGACCTTGAGCCGGCTTCGCCGCCTGGAGGAGGCGGTAGCGCCCACCCGCCTCTCCACGACCCTGGAGTCGCTCCGGCCCCGCACCTTCCTCGAGTTCTACGGCCTGGGCGTGATCGTGGTGATGGTGGCGGCCATCGCCGCCGCGCCCCTCATCGCCCCCGACCCGCTCGCCCAAGATCTGACGTCGGCCCTGGCCGGTTCGAGTGCCGAGCACTGGCTGGGCACCGACAACCTGGGCCGTGACCTGTGGGCGCGGATCCTCTACGGGGGTCGCGTGTCGGTGGTGATCGGCGTCTTCGTCCTCCTGACGGCGGGCGCCGTCGGCGTCCTCTACGGCGCGGTGTCCGGATATGCCGGTGGCATGGTCGACGCGGTGATGATGCGGATCGTAGATATCTTCCTGTCGTTTCCCTCCATCATGCTGGCCCTGCTCATCTCCGCAGCGCTGGGACCCACCATCCGCAACGTGATCATCGCCATCGCGGCAGCCTGGTGGCCGGTCTACGCCCGGCTGATCCGCGGCCAGGTCATCGTGGTGAAGGAACGCGAGTTCGTTACCGCCTCCAGGGCATTGGGAGCGGGGCCGATGCGGAACCTGCTGCTTACGGTCCTGCCCAACAGCTTCGGGGTGATGAAGACGATCTTCGTCCTCGACATCGGCTACGCCATCCTGGCAGGATCCACCCTCGGCTTCCTGGGACTCGGAGTCTCGGCGCCGACCCCCGAGTGGGGGTACATGATCCGCGAGGCCCTCCAGTACCCCACCCACTGGTGGTTCATCCTCAGCCCCGGCCTCGCTCTGCTGCTGTTCGTATCGGCCATCAACTTCGCCGGGGGTATCGTGACCCGGTCGGTCCATGAAGACCCCGGTCGCTGAGTCCCGCTCGGGGGCAGCCTCTCCGGGTCCGGACCGGCCCATACTGTCGGTGAGGGATCTCGACGTCACCTTCCGAGCAAGAGCGCCGGTGCTGGCGGTGCGAGGGGTCTCGTACGACCTGGCGGCAGGCGAACACGTCGGCCTGGTCGGCGAGAGCGGATCGGGCAAGAGCGCCGGCGCGCTGGCGCTCGTGCGGCTGCTACCCGACTACGCCGATGTGTCCGGGACGGTGATGCTGGACGGCGTCGATCTGTTGCGGCTCAACGAGCGCGAACTGAGGGCCGTACGGGGTGACCAGGTTGGGATCGTCTACCAGGACCCCTTCAGCTCCCTGAACCCGGTGCTGACGATCGGCAAGCAGCTCACCGAGGTACTGAGCAAGCACAAGGGACTCGGGATGAGGGCGGCGCGCCGGCAGGCGGCCCGGCTGCTGGAGACGGTGGGGGTTCCCAACGCGGAGGAGCGCATCTCCGACTACCCCCACCAGTTCTCCGGAGGCATGCGGCAGCGCGCCGTCATAGCCATGGCGGTGGCGCCCCGGCCCGCACTCCTGATTGCGGACGAGCCGACCACCGCCCTCGATGTCACCGTGCAGGCCCAGATCCTGGAATTGCTCCAGGAACTCACCTCCGACCACGAGACAACGATGCTGCTCATCACCCACGATCTGGGAGTGGTGGCCGGCGTCACACAGCGGGTGATGGTCATGTACGCGGGGCGCATAGTCGAGTCCTCCTCCACCGCCGATGTGTTCACGAGAGCGTCCCATCCCTATACGGTCGCTCTTCACAGATCCCTGCCCCGGATCGATGTCCGCCAGGAACGGCTCGTGACGATCGAGGGCCAGCCTCCCGACCCGACCCAACCCGTCAGGGGATGTCCCTTCGCTCCCAGGTGCCCTTCCAGAATCGATCGATGCGCCGACGAGGACCCGCCGTTGATGACCATCCCTACCGCCCGGCGCGCCGCCGCCCGGGGCTGGGACATGCCGTCGATCCTTGAGCGGGACGGAGACCAGGTTCCCGGGCCGGCGAGTCCCCACCTGACCGCCTGCTGGAACCCCCCGGAACCGGCGGACGACGAACGCGGACCGGCCCGATGAGCACCGAGCAGGTGGCCAGTCCGGCCCTGGTCGAGGTCCAGGACCTGAGGGTCTGGTTTCCGGCAGGGCGCGGATCGTCAGCCAAGACCGGTGGCTCCATCAAGGCGGTGGACGGGATTTCGTTCACCGTCCGGCGCGGTGAAACCCTTGGTCTCGTGGGTGAGTCGGGATGCGGCAAGACCACGACCGCCCGAGCCATCCTCAAACTCCTGGACCCGACGGAGGGAAGCATCCTGTTCGACGGCGTCGACCTGTCAACCGTCTCGCGTCGAGAACTGCGGCTGATGCGCCGCCGGATGCAGCCGGTCTTCCAGGACCCGTTCTCCAGCCTCAACCCGAAGCGGACGGTGGAGCGGATAGTCGCCGAGCCGCTCGTCATCCATCGCCAGGGGACCCCGTCGGAGCGCCGGGAGAGGGTCGCCGATCTGCTCGAGACGGTCGGGCTACCACCCGACGCGGCGGGCCGTTACCCGCATGCCTTCAGCGGAGGCCAGCGGCAACGCATCGCCATCGCCCGGGCCATGGCCCTCCGACCGGACCTGATCATCGCCGACGAGCCCGTCAGCGCTCTCGACGTCAGCATTCGCGCCCAGATACTCAACCTGCTGAGCGATCTCCAGCAGGAGTTCCACCTGACCTACCTGGTCATCGCGCACGACCTCGCCCTCGTTCGGCAGGTGACCGACCGGGTGGCGGTCATGTACCTGGGAAAGATCGTCGAACTGCGACCCACAGAGGACCTCTACCGGCGGCCGCTCCACCCGTACACGGTGGCACTCCTGTCTTCGGCGCCCATTCCCGACACCGAGGCCGAAGCGACCCGGCAACGTATCGTGTTGGAGGGTGATGTACCCAGCCCGGCCGATCCGCCGGCAGGCTGTCGCTTCAACACCCGATGCTGGCTCCGGCGAAATCTGGGAAACCCGGAGATCTGCACCACCGAAGCACCCCCGTTGGCGCAGGTACAGGACCACGGCGCGTCCGGCGTGGTGGCGTGCCACTTCCCAGAGGCGGTGGAGGACTCACCCGAACGTAGGGAGACGTTGGTAGCTCTCACCGGTTCGAGGGCTTCCTCCCCCGATGAGGGCTCTACCCCGGACGTCGGCTAGCCGAGCATCTCCCCGCGATCCACCACCGCGACCTCGCCCGTGATCGAGTCGTTGGCCAGCAGCCCCATAAGGGACCGGACCACGTCCTCCACCGGTATTACAGGCACCGCACCTGACCGGAGCTCTCGGGCGCGGTCGGGAGGCACGTGGCGGTCTATCCATTCGGTGAGCATCCAACCCGGCGCGATGGCGTTGACCTGCACCTCGGGCGCCAGCGCCCGGGCCAGGCAGCGGGTAAGCGACACCAGCGCAGCCTTCGACACCACGTAGGGGATGGAGCTACCCGCGCTGGTGAAAGCGGAATTGGAGGCCACGTTGATGATCTTGCCCGCACCCCTGGATCGCATCCCGGGCGCCACCGCCCGGGAGCACAGGAACGCACCCGTGACGTTGACATCCATGATCCGCCGCCACTCCTCCGCGGTAACCGCCCCCAGGTCGGGGAAGGCAACGTAGCGGGTGGTGCCCGCGTTGTTGACGAGGATGCTCACCGGTCCCAACTCCTCCTCGACCGACGCCACCATCGAAGAGACCGCCGAACCGTCGGTGATATCGGCC
This region includes:
- a CDS encoding ABC transporter permease is translated as MSRLRRLEEAVAPTRLSTTLESLRPRTFLEFYGLGVIVVMVAAIAAAPLIAPDPLAQDLTSALAGSSAEHWLGTDNLGRDLWARILYGGRVSVVIGVFVLLTAGAVGVLYGAVSGYAGGMVDAVMMRIVDIFLSFPSIMLALLISAALGPTIRNVIIAIAAAWWPVYARLIRGQVIVVKEREFVTASRALGAGPMRNLLLTVLPNSFGVMKTIFVLDIGYAILAGSTLGFLGLGVSAPTPEWGYMIREALQYPTHWWFILSPGLALLLFVSAINFAGGIVTRSVHEDPGR
- a CDS encoding ABC transporter ATP-binding protein is translated as MKTPVAESRSGAASPGPDRPILSVRDLDVTFRARAPVLAVRGVSYDLAAGEHVGLVGESGSGKSAGALALVRLLPDYADVSGTVMLDGVDLLRLNERELRAVRGDQVGIVYQDPFSSLNPVLTIGKQLTEVLSKHKGLGMRAARRQAARLLETVGVPNAEERISDYPHQFSGGMRQRAVIAMAVAPRPALLIADEPTTALDVTVQAQILELLQELTSDHETTMLLITHDLGVVAGVTQRVMVMYAGRIVESSSTADVFTRASHPYTVALHRSLPRIDVRQERLVTIEGQPPDPTQPVRGCPFAPRCPSRIDRCADEDPPLMTIPTARRAAARGWDMPSILERDGDQVPGPASPHLTACWNPPEPADDERGPAR
- a CDS encoding ATP-binding cassette domain-containing protein encodes the protein MSTEQVASPALVEVQDLRVWFPAGRGSSAKTGGSIKAVDGISFTVRRGETLGLVGESGCGKTTTARAILKLLDPTEGSILFDGVDLSTVSRRELRLMRRRMQPVFQDPFSSLNPKRTVERIVAEPLVIHRQGTPSERRERVADLLETVGLPPDAAGRYPHAFSGGQRQRIAIARAMALRPDLIIADEPVSALDVSIRAQILNLLSDLQQEFHLTYLVIAHDLALVRQVTDRVAVMYLGKIVELRPTEDLYRRPLHPYTVALLSSAPIPDTEAEATRQRIVLEGDVPSPADPPAGCRFNTRCWLRRNLGNPEICTTEAPPLAQVQDHGASGVVACHFPEAVEDSPERRETLVALTGSRASSPDEGSTPDVG
- a CDS encoding SDR family NAD(P)-dependent oxidoreductase, which gives rise to MDLDGQVALVTGGGTGLGRATSLALDRAGVSVAVNYSRSRPEAERVARQISDRGGTAVAVRADITDGSAVSSMVASVEEELGPVSILVNNAGTTRYVAFPDLGAVTAEEWRRIMDVNVTGAFLCSRAVAPGMRSRGAGKIINVASNSAFTSAGSSIPYVVSKAALVSLTRCLARALAPEVQVNAIAPGWMLTEWIDRHVPPDRARELRSGAVPVIPVEDVVRSLMGLLANDSITGEVAVVDRGEMLG